Within Chitinispirillum alkaliphilum, the genomic segment AGGAGTACTCGTCAGTTCTTCATCAGGCACACAGGGGATAAGGACGCGATCGTGGCTGCGGGGTACGATTGGGGAAAAATGGCGCGATATGAAGCCCTGTTTGAAAACCTTGTTATATCTTTGAGTGGATCGGATACTGCTGAATTTCGCTCTGCTGAGAAGATCCGGTTTGACCGGCTTGTCGCTGAAGCGCAAAGCTGCAGGGTGGTTCTGAAAGAGATCGGGGCCTATATAGTAAGTAAAGTTAAAGACAGGCGTATCTCAAACTATTTCAATCGGATTACAACAGGAAATGGGCTGAACAGTTGTCTGGTAAGCACATTCGATCTTATAGCACTGGTCAGGAAATACCCCGAACATGCTTCACAGATCAGCCCCAGGGGTGTTGCCGTTGATGACCGTTATCTTAAGGATGCGGCCCGGCGCGCAGTTGAACTTCTGCAGAGTAAGGGAGAGGTGGAAATCGAAACTTTACCGATACATGTAAAACGGCTGCGCCAAAAAAAGCTGATAACGCTCTGTATAAAGGCACAGATGGATATAAAAAAGTTTGCAAGAGCGGCGTTTGTGAAAAATTACCGGTATTACAACTCTAATTATTCAAGCTCTGTGAGGAGAGTACAGAATAAAAAATACGGCTCTGCGGGGCAGGAGTCGGATCAGGATGCAGATAGTCATTTACCATAATTGAGTTTTAGGAACACTTTGGCACACGCGACTGCCTCGCCAGAAGAAATCCTGAAAGATCACCCGCCGAAAATCAGACAAAATCGATTCTTACCTGCCGTTGATTATAACATTATAAACAGCTATTGGGCGATACACTGTTTGCCGAAAACATTCTTTACATTAAGGTGTTTTTTTGTAAACCTAAAATTATTCTGCCAACCGGTCCATAACAGAAACAAGACCCGCTTAATAGCTTTTCATCTGCTAATAACGAATGTATTGATCAGCCCCAAAGGGGCGTAATTCCATAGCCAGGGCTTCGCCCCTGGTCAAATGGAACCCACCATTATAGCCCTGAAAGGGCGTAACATGCATAACATTTGTATATCATCTTAATTTGAAATAATCAGAAACACGAACTGAAATATCAGGAACACGAACTGAAATATCAGGAACACGAACTGAAATATCAGGAACACGAACTGAAATATCAGGAACACGAACTGAAATATCAGGAACACGAACTGAAATATCAGAAACACGAACTGAAAAGTTAGAAACAAGGCTTGAAAAGTTAGAAACAAGGCTTGAAAAGTTAGAAACAAGGCTTGAAAAGTTAGAAACAAGGCTTGAAAAGTTAGAAACAAGGCTTGAAAAGTTAGAAACAAGGCTTGAAAAGTTAGAAACAAGGCTTGAAAAGTTAGAAACAAGGCTTGAAAAGTTAGAAACAAGGCCTGAAAAGTTAGAAACAAGGCCTGAAAAGTTAGAAACAAGGCTTGAAAAGTTAGGAACAAAGCCTGAAAAGTTAGGAACAAAGCCTGAAAAGTTAGGAACAAGGCTTGAAAAGTTAGGAACAAGGCTTGAAAAGTTAGGAACAAGGCTTGAAAAGTTAGGAACAAGGCCTGAAAAGTTAGGAACAAGGCCTGATTTTGCTTCCAAAGCCCCTGTTCCTAACATTTTTTGGCCTGTTTCAACCGTTTTTGGCCATGTTTCTATGATTTTGGCTATCGTTCCAGAGAGATTGATAGCTGTTCCTTGCTTTTTTGGCCATGTTTCTACCATTTCTGTGGTTGTTCCTAACATTTATGGTGATGTTCCTAACTTTTTTGCTTTAAACAACCCTCTTTCGGTAACATTTGCATTCATATAAGCACATCCTGTGGTTTTTTCCTTTATTGTTCTCCAAAATGCGCAAATGAGTGAGGTTTTTATTATAAATGTCAAAAACTGTTAATCAAAAGCACTCTCATGCAAGACAAACACATTGATGCTTCGGCTGCTCTGCAAAATGCTACCTTAACAATTTTATTTATGATGAGAAGAAAGATGAATACATTTGTCCAAACGGTTCACCCTTAATCAGGGAACGCATTGTATCCACAGGAGCCAGTGTACTGAAGGTAAATCAGCAAAAAAGGTTACTGTACATGTGAACCGTGTATTTCTAATTAATCATGTGGAGAAAGTACAAAGCAGTAGCGCAAAAAAACTTATTGAAGATACGTGACTCAGTCGTAGAAAAAGTGGCACACAAAGGGAGGGGGTTTTGGGATTACGCAGAATCATTGGCTTTGGAATTGACAGGGCAATGACAAGCTGGAGTTTTGCTGCCCGTAATACACAATCTTGAAAAGATATACAGCACAAAAGGGGTAAATGCCGTATTTACGTAAGCTGTCTGGGTAAATGCGGCAGATTGCCTGAAAGGTGGCGCTTTCTTAAGTGTTTAGTATCCTCAAAGGGTCGGAGCGTCCTCGGCAGCAGCCCAAATTATTCCTACTCTTATATTTTTGAGACAGCCTCTTCTTTTACATCCTGTAAATTTATCCGAGCGCCTGTTTTATGTCCCGAATATTGTGAAATGAAGATGAGTGCTATTTTGCTTTACGGGGTTGTTTCGGGTGATATTTTCTAACTGCTTTCCACAGTTAAACCAGAATAGCCCTTTTTCTCATTTAACTATTTACAAATCACTTTTCATAAAGTAAATATATATACATATTCTGCAATCACACATTTTACCATTCACTATCAATGACATGCACCATGAAAGCACCTTTACAGTCAATTCACAATGCCGCTCTAAAAGCCAAATACCTGCAGGCCGCTCTGTTTGGCGGACCGGAAGTTTCTGCAAAACCTTCAGTAAGAACCCCGATCACCTCTCAGTGGAAAAAAAGCGGCTCAATACGATCCATTGCCATGAATACCGGAATAAGTGTCAGTGTCAGAACAAGAGTTGTGAAGGAGCATTTTGTTGCAAAATGTTCCCCCGAATACGTGAAGCAGGGATTGCGGAGAGGTGTGCAAAGCCACGCACATACATTGTTATCTCCTGCCAGCCCAGAAAGAAATTACGGCATTGAATGGACTGGTGAAAAAGCAGGCATGAGCAGAAAGAAAGTAAAATTTTTAGCACACGACACCATTTGTCGTACAAAGGGATTACATTTGGGAGTAAGCCTGAACAGGATGAATTTACTTTAAAAAGAGAGCGAATTAAAAAGAATGGAATACTTTTCTCCTTCAGAGTTGAAAACAATCCTTCATTCAAAGAGGGCCAATATCTACTATCTTGAAAAGTGCAGGGTAATGCAGAAAGATGGCCGTGTATTGTACCTTACCGAAGAAAAATCTGCAAATCAATACTGGAATATTCCCATTGCAAATACTACCTGCATACTGCTTGGTACCGGGACTTCAATCACTCAGGCTGCGGTACGTTTACTTGCCTCAGCCGGTGTTCTTATAGGATTTTCGGGTGGTGATGCAACTCCCCTGTTTGCCGGAAGTGAAATTGAGTGGCTCACTCCGCAAAGCGAATACCGTCCTACGGAATATATGCAGGGGTGGATCTCTTTCTGGTTTGATGAGCAAAAAAGGCTTGCTGCAGCCAAAGAGATCCAGTTATCCAGGATCGGGTTTCTTAGAAAGGTCTGGAATAAGGACCGCGAGTTACGAAGTGCCGGATTTACAGCTGAAGACACCGAGATATCGCTGGAACTGGTTTCTTTTGAGAATAACATAAATCAGGCTACCCGTGTTTGTGATCTATTGCAAATTGAGGCACAACTGACTAAGAGTCTTTATAAGATTGCGGCGAACCGTACACAATATGGCAAATTCGTGCGTCAACGTGAAGCTCATGACACCGCCAATGTCTTTTTAAATTACGGTAACTATCTGGCGTATGGTTTGGGCGCCACAACTTTATGGGTGCTGGGGATTCCGCATGGTTTTGCACTTATGCACGGAAAAACCCGGCGGGGCGCACTTGTCTTTGATGTCGCTGATCTTGTAAAGGACGCATTGGTGCTGCCCATGGCTTTTATCTGCGCACAGCAGCAAACAACACTGCAGGGATTCCGCCAGCAGTGTCTGCAAATGTTTACCGCCAATAATGCACTGGACTTCATGTTTGATCAGGTAAAAGGAATCGCCCTCAGGCAGGACTGGGAGAAAATTGCGAAATGATCGTCACCTTTATCTCCCAATGTGAAAAAAAAGCCCTCAACCGCACACGCCGGGTGCTGGATGCCTTTGCGGACAGAATCGGTGACAACACCTGGCAAACAGTTATCACACAGCAGGGATTGCTCACGGTCAAAACACTCCTGCGAAAATCTGCAACTAAAAATACAGCAGTAAGCTGCCACTGGATACGAGGCCGAATGCATACGGAACTGGTTTGGGTGGTGGGAAACAAAAGAAAGTTTGATTGTGAAGGGAGAGTGCCGGTGAATAGTACTGAAAGAAACCGGAGCTATCGGGATGATCAAGACGATTGGAATTATCTGCCACTCATTCAATCACTGGCAGCACTGGCGGCACTCCTGCACGACTGGGGAAAAGCAAATGCCAGATTCCAGGAGAAAATCAACAAAAATTACAAGGGTAAACCTGGCGATGCAATGCGTCATGAGTGGGTATCCTGCTTATTGCTGAAGGTACTGATCGGCAATACCGATTCCAAAAGTGATAACGGTTGGCTAAGTTTGCTCGCTAATGGGGATATAAACGAAACACAAGTCAAACAAGCTGACCTTCAACAAATCCAAAATCCGCTAGAAGGTCTACCGCCAATTGCGAAACTGATAGCATGGTTAATCTTAACCCACCATCGGCTGCCTCTCCAGAAAGCCAAATGTAATGTTTTATTAGATGATTGGGAAGGAGTATCAGCGGAAAACCTTGATATGTTATTTGCTATTATCACAAAAGAGTGGGGCTACTGGAACCAAGAGGCAATACAAACACTTCAAGACTGCCTGAATTTTCCTCAAGGGCTACTCACCGAATCAAATCCATGGCTAAAGGAGCTAAAGCGCTGGGCAAAAAAACTGTGCGAGCAACAATCGCTAATTAAGGAAATTATGTCCGTAGGCAGCTATCGGATTATACTGCACCACGCACGCCTCAGCCTGATGTTGGGAGACCATTTTTACTCATTCCTATCAAAAAAAGAGTCCGGTGCATGGCAAAATACACTTGGCCTCGTTGCCAACACCCAAAAAGATGGTTCCCCAAAACAATCATTGGATCAACATCTGGTTGGAGTTTATCAGCAGACTAAACGTAACGTCTGGCGTTTGCCGCAATTTGAACAGACACTTCCAACATCTGATAATATTGCGGCGCTCAGAAAAAAAGGTTCCGGCAAATTCAGATGGCAGGATAAAGCTGCTTCTGAAATATATGAATGGACTATGCAATGTGACGATAAAAAACATGGGTTTTTCGCTGTAAATATGGCAAGTACTGGTTGTGGAAAAACTCTTGCTAATGCAAAAGTAATGTTGTCACTTTCGAAACACAATGATAGTCTGCGGTATATCCTTGCATTGGGGCTACGCACTCTTACATTACAAACCGGCGATGAATACAGGGAACGCATTTTTCAAAATAGCGATGGCAGTGATTTAGCAGTGCTAATCGGATCCAAGGCTATTGCGGAATTACATAATCAAGCATGTGAAGAACGCAGAGAAAAAATAACGATAGATGGAGGTTCAGAATCGCAGGAACCACTGCTTGATACAAATGATGAAGTTCTCTTCGACGGAGATATTCCCGAAGAGGGTTTGGCAACTATCCTGCAAAGTGATAAAGAACGAAAATTCCTCTATGCACCGATTCTAACTTGCACAATCGACCATATTATGGCCGCTACAGAGACGACTCGGGGTGGCCGTTATATTCTGCCAAGCCTGCGACTTATGTCTTCAGACCTCGTCATCGATGAAATCGATGATTTTACAGACAGCGATGCTATCGCTATTGGGCGACTGATCCATCTTGCGGGTATGTTGGGGCGCAAAGTGATGATATCGTCAGCTACGATTCCTCCAGCCCTTGCCGAAGGGTATTACAATTGTTACCGAGAAGGTTGGCGACAATTTTCCCAAACCCGTAATGCAACCCAAGCAATTGGTTGTGCATGGATTGATGAATACAGTACTGTAGTTACCAACATTAATGAAGCCAATTCACTGCAATCAAACCAACAATATGCTGATTTGCACAAAGCATTTGTCAAAAAAAGAATGCAAAAATTGGAGAAGGAACCACCAAGACGCAAGGCTGATATCGTTGAGTTTGATCCTGAGCTGGTTCAGCAGATTGCCAATGTAGATAAAGAGGCGAAACAAACTGCCTTTTTTAATACAATTGTTGATGCCTCGCTGGTTAAGCACCAGGGACATCACCAATTAGAGAGAAAAACCGGTATTAAGGTCTCCTTCGGAGTCATTCGTATTGCCAACATTTCGCCCTGTATTGCTCTGACGCGTTTTCTTTTGGAGTATAAGTGCCCAACTGATACAGCACTACGTGTCATGTCCTACCACAGCCAACAAGTTCTGTTGTTGCGCCACGAACAAGAAAAGCACCTGGATGCTGTGTTAAAACGAAAAGAGAAACAAGGTGAAGACCCTGCTGCATTCAATAATAAAGTAATACGCAGGCATTTGGATAATTTGGCTAAAAGAGAAAATGTACCGTCAAATGTGCTTTTTATTCTTGTAGCTACCCCCGTTGAAGAGATCGGGAGGGATCACGATTTCGACTGGGCTATTGTCGAGCCATCTTCCTATCGATCCATCGTTCAGTTAGCGGGACGGGTAAGAAGGCACCGAGAAGGAGAAATTGGTACTCCAAATGTTGGGTTGTTACAATACAACTGGAAAACAGTTCGGGAAGGAGAAAAGGAGTATGCCTGTTACTTTTCACGACCAGGGTACGAATTTAAAGGGAAGATCACTATTAACAGTAAAGAACGTAAGGCATCCTGCTTCACACATGATTTAAAAAAGCTAATTAATGAATCATATATAACTAAACGGCTTGATGCTATTCCCCGAATCGATGATAACTTACCAGAACGGTTTGGGCTGGCGAGGTTGGAGCATGCGGTAACAGCTCATTGGATTAAAAGGTACGATGCCAAGGGCCCTGAAACCTTGCAGGGCTACCTGTCGCAGCACTGGTATTTGACAGCCTTGCCACAGGCGCTTAATCGTTTTCGTCAAAGTAGAGCAAGTATACGCCTTTTCCGGTGTTTTGATAGTTCTAACCGTGCTTACTTTACCATAAAAGACGAAAGCGGCATGCCCGTGCGGACCATTAACGGTGATCTGATAAATCAGGATGATAAATACTGTATAACATCGGTTGAGTTGTCAACAGAACAGAAAGAAAACCTATGGCTTGAACGAGAATACCGGGTTTCGCTCGAAACTCTGGCAGAGCAAAACGAAATCGATCTTGATAAAGGCGCTCTTCGATATGGTGAGTTGTCTATTCAGGAGACGTATGAATCGCAAATGGCTCCCACCTACCTTTATAACGATCAATTAGGACTATTTCGAAATGAAAGGAGTTAAAGTATGCTCGATCCTGCAATACAAGAATTTTTCCAGAAGCGAAAAGACGATTGGCTCAAAAAGAGAGTTAAGCCCACTGTTGATGACGAAGAAAGGGGGAAACTGGAAGAAGAGTGCGAAGAGAAATTTTCAAGAGAATGCTGGTTACCTGATGCCGCGAAACGTGCTGGACAGATAAATGTTTGTACGCACCCATGCACTTTTAGTCATCCCAGTGCGCGAAAGAATAAAAACGGTTATGCGACTTCTGTTATTGCAGATAACAGGAAGTCACCAGATGGTTATCTGCGAACGGGTAATATTGAAATAGAAAAAGATGCTTACGGAAATGCTGCTGCATTAGATGTATACAATTTTCTGGCTTCGAAAATGCAGGACGGCAAATCCTTACTGCAACACATAGAAAATGATTCAGAACTTGCAAAAGAAATGCTCAAGATCGAGTCGGAAAGCTATGAAAATCTGAAAGCTGGATTTTTAGCAATGTCTCGAAGTAGCATTGACAATATTACCAGTTCGAAAATAAAACAAGTCTATTTTCCCACTGACAAGGGGTACCACCTGCTTTCCATTCTTAGCAATTCAGGATTGATTTATGAGCTGCGACGCCGGGTGGATGACCTTCGGTTTTCTGAAAAGCAGAAGGAAACGCGTGATCTGAAACGCAAAAACAGTTACAGCACACAGGGTTTTTCGGAAATATTTGACATTACGACAATCGGTTACGGTGGCACCAAACCACAAAATATCAGTGTTATGAACAACCAGTTTGGAGGAAAAGCACGCTTATTACCATCTGTTCCCCCTGCAATTAACAAGCGTAACATTAATTTTCCTAAAAAGAACTTTTTTATCTCTTCAATCCGTTTTTACGACATCAGGGAACCGCTGCAAAAACTGCATGGCATTTTCACAACCGGTACAGGTAGCGAAATACCCCTGAAAAATCTACGAAGTGGCCGGGACTATAGAATAGAAGAAATTCTCGATTGTATTATTGAGCGAATGGTGGCTTTACGTGCTGTTGCAAAGGAACAATACAGAGAAGAGAACAGCAATCTACTGCATCACCAAAAGGTCTGGCTTTGTGATGAATACCGGGAAGAGCGCGAGAAACAGGATGAATGGTTGGATGAGGTTTGTAACGAAATAGGTCAATGGATTGCACGCGCCTATGAAAAAATAATCAAAAAGGCCGTAACCCTTGGCCCTGCAGAGCGTGCCTACATAAAAAATATGATATCAACCCACAGGGAGGTACTGCGATGACCGAAAATACACTGCTGATACCACACATACGTATTCAAAATGCCAATGCTCTATCCAGCCCATTTACAATAGGCTTTCCTGCTATGACTGCATGGTTAGGTGCTGTACACGCCCTGCAACGCAAACTTAATCACAAACACACCACTGCGTCTTTCGATGCTGTCGGGGTGGTATCTCATCAATTCGATTTGCAAACGTATAAAGGACCAGGAGATTATGAATATTCCATTATTGGAACGGGGAATCCACTTGATAGAGATGGTTCGCGTCCAGCATTTATAGAGGAGGCCCGTTGCCATCTTGAGGTCAGTCTGGTTGTTCAGTACAGTAATATCGGGAAGCTGGAAGAGGCGAATGTTATTGAGGAAATAAGTCACCTCCTGAACAACGGAATGAAAATTGCCGGCGGTGATATCCTTGATTTCAAGCAACCTGTTTTCCACAAAACTTTTGAACGCTTAAAGACCAAGCTAATGCCGGGTTATGCTTTGATTGAGCGGCGCGACTTGGTGATTAAAGCAATGCGGGAAGGACAAGACGCACTGGATGCGATATTGGATTACCTGGCAATACACCATTACTGCGAGAAAGAAGATAAGAATGGAGAAACCACAGTCACTTGGAAAAGCCAGCGTAAACCGACCAATGAAAATGGCAGGCGCGGATGGATCGTTCCTGTGGCAACAGGTTTCCAAGGTATAAGCGAATTAGGGCAGGCAAAAAACCAAAGAGATCCGGATACACCGCATCGTTTTGCTGAGGCAGTAGTAACTTTGGGAGAATTCAAAATGCCTTATAAAATAGATTATCTTGAGGAACTGCTTTGGCATTATCACCATGATGCTGAAAACAATCTTTATCTATGTCAACAAAATCTGACAGATTCACAAACTCTATTTGAAAGAGATGGATTTTAATAAACCCTTAAATAAAAGGAGATTGTATTATGGCTAAAAAAGAAAACTCTGTATCTGTGCTGGCGTTCGAAAAAAAACTGGTACCATCCGATGGCTATATGTTCGGTACGCATTGGGATAATCGGGATCGGTTTACTCCGCTTAAGTTGAAGGAAAAATCCGTGAGAGGAACTATTTCCAACCGACTGAAACCTGCTGTTAAGAATGACCCTGCCAAGTTGAATAAAGAAGTTGAAAAACCCAACCTTCAAACAGTTGATGTCTGCGCATTGGAAACTGATCAGGATACGCTTAGGCTTCATTTTACTCTCAAGGTTTTAGGTGGTATTCATCAACCTTCTGCGTGCAATAATGCTCTTTTTAAACAAAGCTACTCCCAAGCCGCCAAAGCTTATGCTGAAAAAGAAGGCTTTCATGAATTGGCACGTCGTTATGCACTGAACATTGCTAACGGCCGTTTTCTATGGCGTAACCGTATCGGTGCAGAAGATATAGAGGTTAACGTAAAGTGTTTGAACAAAGGTCAAGATCAGGAATGGACTTTCGATGCAACGCAATACAACCTCAGAAACATGGAGGATAAGGATGATAAGGTCAGTGGTTTGGCTGCATGTATAGCAAAAGCATTGGCAAGTGACAACGATTTTTTAATGTTGGAAATTACCTGCTATGCCAAGATTGGCAAAGCCCAGGATGTTTATCCTAGTGAAGAATTGGTATTGGATAAAGGAAAGGGTAATAAAAGTAAAGTACTCTATTCAGTAGATGACATTGCGGCCCTTCATTCACAAAAAATTGGTAATGCGTTGCGCACTATCGATACTTGGTACCCTGATTTTACTGACCAAATCAAATCCGTTGGGCCCATTGCTGTCGAGCCATATGGCGCAGTTACAAATCTGGGCACGGCATTTCGTACACCTAAAGAAAAAAAAGATTTTTACACATTCTTTGACAATTGGGCCAGGGGTGGTGACCTGAACGCTGAAGATGAGCATTATGTGATGGCTGTTTTGGTACGCGGCGGTGTTTTTGGGGAAAGTGATAAAGATTAATGGAGGCAATTATGGATTACTATTTTGATGTTTTAATATTGCCGGATACGGAATTTCCTCCGGCAATATTAATGAATTCTCTCTACACCAAGCTTCATAAAGCCCTCTGGGATCTCAAGTCAACGACCATTGGTGTCAGTTTTCCCCGCTGCAAGGTTACACTTGGTAATTTGTTGCGAATTCATGGGACAGATTCTGATTTGAGAGAACTACAGGCTCAGAATTGGATTGGTGGCATGAGCGGTTACTGCAAAGTCAGCGAAATACTGCCGGTGCCAAAGAATGCAAATTTCCGCACTGTTAGCCGTAAACAACCAAACATGAGCCAGTCAAAACTAAACCGGCTCATT encodes:
- a CDS encoding CRISPR-associated protein, Csy1 family, with the translated sequence MLDPAIQEFFQKRKDDWLKKRVKPTVDDEERGKLEEECEEKFSRECWLPDAAKRAGQINVCTHPCTFSHPSARKNKNGYATSVIADNRKSPDGYLRTGNIEIEKDAYGNAAALDVYNFLASKMQDGKSLLQHIENDSELAKEMLKIESESYENLKAGFLAMSRSSIDNITSSKIKQVYFPTDKGYHLLSILSNSGLIYELRRRVDDLRFSEKQKETRDLKRKNSYSTQGFSEIFDITTIGYGGTKPQNISVMNNQFGGKARLLPSVPPAINKRNINFPKKNFFISSIRFYDIREPLQKLHGIFTTGTGSEIPLKNLRSGRDYRIEEILDCIIERMVALRAVAKEQYREENSNLLHHQKVWLCDEYREEREKQDEWLDEVCNEIGQWIARAYEKIIKKAVTLGPAERAYIKNMISTHREVLR
- a CDS encoding CRISPR-associated protein, Cas3 family — translated: MIVTFISQCEKKALNRTRRVLDAFADRIGDNTWQTVITQQGLLTVKTLLRKSATKNTAVSCHWIRGRMHTELVWVVGNKRKFDCEGRVPVNSTERNRSYRDDQDDWNYLPLIQSLAALAALLHDWGKANARFQEKINKNYKGKPGDAMRHEWVSCLLLKVLIGNTDSKSDNGWLSLLANGDINETQVKQADLQQIQNPLEGLPPIAKLIAWLILTHHRLPLQKAKCNVLLDDWEGVSAENLDMLFAIITKEWGYWNQEAIQTLQDCLNFPQGLLTESNPWLKELKRWAKKLCEQQSLIKEIMSVGSYRIILHHARLSLMLGDHFYSFLSKKESGAWQNTLGLVANTQKDGSPKQSLDQHLVGVYQQTKRNVWRLPQFEQTLPTSDNIAALRKKGSGKFRWQDKAASEIYEWTMQCDDKKHGFFAVNMASTGCGKTLANAKVMLSLSKHNDSLRYILALGLRTLTLQTGDEYRERIFQNSDGSDLAVLIGSKAIAELHNQACEERREKITIDGGSESQEPLLDTNDEVLFDGDIPEEGLATILQSDKERKFLYAPILTCTIDHIMAATETTRGGRYILPSLRLMSSDLVIDEIDDFTDSDAIAIGRLIHLAGMLGRKVMISSATIPPALAEGYYNCYREGWRQFSQTRNATQAIGCAWIDEYSTVVTNINEANSLQSNQQYADLHKAFVKKRMQKLEKEPPRRKADIVEFDPELVQQIANVDKEAKQTAFFNTIVDASLVKHQGHHQLERKTGIKVSFGVIRIANISPCIALTRFLLEYKCPTDTALRVMSYHSQQVLLLRHEQEKHLDAVLKRKEKQGEDPAAFNNKVIRRHLDNLAKRENVPSNVLFILVATPVEEIGRDHDFDWAIVEPSSYRSIVQLAGRVRRHREGEIGTPNVGLLQYNWKTVREGEKEYACYFSRPGYEFKGKITINSKERKASCFTHDLKKLINESYITKRLDAIPRIDDNLPERFGLARLEHAVTAHWIKRYDAKGPETLQGYLSQHWYLTALPQALNRFRQSRASIRLFRCFDSSNRAYFTIKDESGMPVRTINGDLINQDDKYCITSVELSTEQKENLWLEREYRVSLETLAEQNEIDLDKGALRYGELSIQETYESQMAPTYLYNDQLGLFRNERS
- a CDS encoding CRISPR-associated protein, Csy4 family codes for the protein MDYYFDVLILPDTEFPPAILMNSLYTKLHKALWDLKSTTIGVSFPRCKVTLGNLLRIHGTDSDLRELQAQNWIGGMSGYCKVSEILPVPKNANFRTVSRKQPNMSQSKLNRLIKRGSIPEDEIKQYKAKMFSKGLDEPYVELVSKSNSHKHRRYFEFGELQETPTLGVFDQFGLSKTATIPYF
- a CDS encoding CRISPR-associated protein, Csy3 family; the encoded protein is MAKKENSVSVLAFEKKLVPSDGYMFGTHWDNRDRFTPLKLKEKSVRGTISNRLKPAVKNDPAKLNKEVEKPNLQTVDVCALETDQDTLRLHFTLKVLGGIHQPSACNNALFKQSYSQAAKAYAEKEGFHELARRYALNIANGRFLWRNRIGAEDIEVNVKCLNKGQDQEWTFDATQYNLRNMEDKDDKVSGLAACIAKALASDNDFLMLEITCYAKIGKAQDVYPSEELVLDKGKGNKSKVLYSVDDIAALHSQKIGNALRTIDTWYPDFTDQIKSVGPIAVEPYGAVTNLGTAFRTPKEKKDFYTFFDNWARGGDLNAEDEHYVMAVLVRGGVFGESDKD
- a CDS encoding CRISPR-associated protein, Csy2 family; this translates as MTENTLLIPHIRIQNANALSSPFTIGFPAMTAWLGAVHALQRKLNHKHTTASFDAVGVVSHQFDLQTYKGPGDYEYSIIGTGNPLDRDGSRPAFIEEARCHLEVSLVVQYSNIGKLEEANVIEEISHLLNNGMKIAGGDILDFKQPVFHKTFERLKTKLMPGYALIERRDLVIKAMREGQDALDAILDYLAIHHYCEKEDKNGETTVTWKSQRKPTNENGRRGWIVPVATGFQGISELGQAKNQRDPDTPHRFAEAVVTLGEFKMPYKIDYLEELLWHYHHDAENNLYLCQQNLTDSQTLFERDGF
- a CDS encoding CRISPR-associated protein, Cas1 family — its product is MEYFSPSELKTILHSKRANIYYLEKCRVMQKDGRVLYLTEEKSANQYWNIPIANTTCILLGTGTSITQAAVRLLASAGVLIGFSGGDATPLFAGSEIEWLTPQSEYRPTEYMQGWISFWFDEQKRLAAAKEIQLSRIGFLRKVWNKDRELRSAGFTAEDTEISLELVSFENNINQATRVCDLLQIEAQLTKSLYKIAANRTQYGKFVRQREAHDTANVFLNYGNYLAYGLGATTLWVLGIPHGFALMHGKTRRGALVFDVADLVKDALVLPMAFICAQQQTTLQGFRQQCLQMFTANNALDFMFDQVKGIALRQDWEKIAK